GGCCTTCTGCTGCGACAACGACATCAACATCCTGCGCGTGTCCGGCCTGCGGCGGCTCGCCCCGCTGCTCGGGGGGGAGCCCGACACCGGGGACAGCACCGGCACCGGTGGCACCGAGCCCCGGGACATGCACTGCATCCTGGTCACTGTAAGTCCGCCTTTCCTGCTTCTAAGAGCCTCTCTCGAGATATGCTGAGTCAGCATTATGACCTTCAATAAACACAGATTGTTACATAACGAGTAGATGCATACAGCGTTACGGGAAGCCTCCCCTCGGTGTTGTGCAAATCAACGCCAGAATCCACCCCATGCATAGCCTACTGCGCAGGCGTCAACACCAACACACGGGCATACTGCGCATGCGTCAACCCTAAAAGCTCAAACAGCAGTGTTTATATCTATTATCTCACTTGGTTTCTGGAACATGTCCAgttgtgtagttttttttgGTTCAGAACTGAAactagtctttttttttcaaattattttccTCCCAATAACTTTATTAAGAATGTAACTGGTACAAAATCAGACATCATAGATATCACAAAACGACAAACCACACAAATATCTGACTAATAGAAATTAGAACATGGCCAAAAAGTGTGAACAGAAAGGTTAGACAGCTTACTGAAAGTTATACCTTATTACACATGATACCACAGATTATAAATAATGTCTAACcgtgtccccccccccacctctctctccccccagaACCCTCCGGTGCAGCCGCTGCAGTCCCCGGCGCTGCAGAACATCAGCAGCTTCTGCGAGGAGAGCCGCTGCAGGAACCAGTGGGTGCCCTGGCTGGAGATGCAGGACCGCTGAGCCCGAGACGGGCCGAGCCGAGCCAGACCGCTGTACGCAGCGGTGAGAAAAGAGTGCAAAACAGTCCAAAAACAGCCGCGCTTCTGCTTCTGCCGAAGACCGATAACGGCGTTTGAGTGGACAAGGGGGACCGGAAACCGGGCCTTCCTGCTGCTGCCTGATCGGGGCGGTTGATTGATTTGGGGGGCGGGGGCAAACGGCGTGAGATGCCGGTACCGGGACCGGAACGGGTTCTGCAGGCCGGCGGACAGCGCCGGCGGGAAGCAGAGAGACTTTGTGAATGAACTGCAGGTGATCTGCTCACCTGAGCGACGTCACAGGACGCGCGGCGTCACGGTTTATCGTTTCCTTTCTTCAGCAAGTGGACTCTGCAGATGTTTCTAGACCTCCCGGCGCTGATCCAGGAGGAACTGGTCCTCTGCTCGGGGGTGGAGACGGTTTAACAGTCTGatgagtttttatttaaaatgtcatgAATTTGTTTTCAAATCTGCGTCCGCGGATAAACGTGTTGTGTTTTAGGGACAACCGAGTTAGGCTACACACTGAAGTGAACAGGGGGGTATTTAAAGGACCAGAGTATTTTTAATATATGAACTGTGAATCTGCCTGTTTTATTTAACCTGATGAATAAATTATTGAAGGAGAAACGATTTCTGAGTGTTTCCTCCAGgacgaatgtgtgtgtgtgagactgatcGCTGCAGGTTACATAATCCCACCACATCGTTTCCATggtgccctgtgtgtgtgtgtgtgtgtgcgcgcgtgggAGTTGAAGTGTTGCTGTTGGAAGGTTGATTTTCTTCTCTTTGGATGAAACTAggcttccagtctttgtgctaagctaggctaacccaATACTGAGGCCTTCCAAAATACAACATACGGTCAGAATTAGAACCAGAAAAGGCTTCATAGCCACAATAATCACACTTATGTTGGTGAAAGGTGCATCcattaacaaacaaacatattaaacattaagaaaTAAGCAATAACACAGAATAACTGGTGCATAAGATAAAAAGATGTGCAATGTGTTGAGTGCAGAATTTGCAAAGACTACATAGTGAGTGCCCTGTGCAGATGTAAAGTCCAGGATGAAGGTAGATGCAAAGTACAGCGACAGTATGAAAGTGTAAAGTATAAAGATCGGTTGATATATTCGGTCGGTGCAGCAGGAAAAGGAAACAAGGTAGCCTACATaaactaaaatagaataaaaaaagaaagtaggcTATATTTGGAGATAAATCAGGTGACTAATGTCACGGTTCCTTTCCTTTATTTGTGTCTTCATGAAGCAATAATTAGCTCTTCCAGCCGGTGTTTCTGGTTCCAGCAGTCCCCCGGGAGGAGAAACTTAAAGAGCAGAGTGAaactcactgtgtgtgtatgtgtttgagtgggaaggggggagggggggggcgtCCCAACACTATCTACAGTACAGTGTTGACAAAGCTGAAACCTTCACATGAGTCACTTCTCCCGAAGTTTGACTCTGTGTCATTTCTGCAGAAAGTAAATCTTAAGAGTTCTCAGCGGGTCACATGTTTGAGATGAAGCAATCCCACCCAGGACTTTATTGGGACTTCCCACACCTGTGTTTTATCAGGCtctcaaatacacacaaagtCTTCAAAACAACATGTTACAAAACCTGAGGAGAAATCTACATCACATGTTCAACGTCCGTctgcgtccactaaaagttctgttgttgctgctgacagactcagattattattctaagtgtctgacaacattatgggatggatccctacagagatagaccttttagttaaagagtaagatccttttagtttaacatgaaacagccccgaaatacccatcaccaaactccaccagactccatgtaaataataatgacttttagtgtgtatagagccagcatatctccaccagactccatgtaaataatcaggacttttagcgtgtatagagccagcatatctccaccagactccatgtaaataatcaggacttttagtgtgtatagagccagcatatttccaccagactccatgtaaataatcaggacttttagcgtgtatagagccagcatatttccaccagactccatgtaaataatcaggacttttagtgtgtatagagccagcatatttccaccagactccatgtaaataatcaggacttttagtgtgtatagagccagcatatttccaccagactccatgtaaataatcaggacttttagcgtgtatagagccagcatatttccaccagactccatgtaaataatcaggacttttagcgtgtatagagccagcatatctccaccagactccatgtaaataaccaGGACTTTCTAGATGAATGACGTGAACACTGGAGCCCTGTCTGTGGGGGAAGGAAGCTGCAGTAAAGTGAAATGTCCAAGGTGTCTGCAGAGCCCAGTATGTTTCTCTTCTTGAGTCAGAGAGTAAAAGCAGAAAGGGTTTTGTGTgcagctgcagagagagagagagagagagagagagagagagagacaggtgaaaCTCACGAGGAGAGTTGGCATGTTTGTGCGTGTGGAGGGTGTGGTAGGTCAGGCTGTTCTTACTCACCGTTCAAACCAATGAAAGGTTTAATTTGCATAACACCCCCGTAACTGTGAGCCAGGACACTCTGACGGAATAAAGAGTGGAGAAATCCTTTCTTACTTAACGTGCACGCTTAGCTAACGCCACGTACTGTACGTAAGTTAACATAGGTATTTGaaaccaaaccacaatcttttcctaaagcTAACAGAGTAGTGTTGTTGCCTAAACAGGTTCAAGCAGGCGCACTGATCGCTCGTGTTGCTGGGCATTCAGAGGATAACGCACCAAAAAGTGTGCATgactttcttttctatttttacaGTTGTCAGCTGTGATCCAGAATAAAGATCTGCAGACTTTAGTGTACAGATTTTTGGCCTCtggtggagatgtgttaacGTACTGGTCCCTATTTTGCACCTGGCGCAGCgcggcgcaaagcccgacgcaagtgtctttttttgaccgcccagcgcccgcgtcgtttaaataacaaatgcacctgcgcccatctgtggcccatcggtcttacagggaggtgtgttcaggtgcattctgggcatgctggtcttacagggaggtgtgttcaggtgcattctgggcgtgctggtcttacagggaggtgtgttcaggtgcattctgggcgtgctggtcttacagggaggtgtgttcaggtgcattctgggcgtgctggtcttacagggaggtgtgttcaggttcattctgggcgtattgctatcttgaggaaGTGATCgctccattgaccaacaaaaacctggtctaaagtcaataacgcagcatttcattgttattttaacagagcattagtaagatgttcctaggctcgtgcacagcgcgtgcacactatgcttgttacacacacagggacgcacagcagcacacacacatgcagaagattacaaatataaaatattaaggtgcaaatccgccatcataacagcaatgctccaaggtcgaaacgcgcctggcttttaaaggaaatgggagatgatctctgattggttgattgcatgttacgcccaaaacacacctctgattaatgaagacactaagtacaaccctttagaaccaggcgcccggtgCATGTTTCTatgctttaaaataaacaacaaagtccttctttttctcctactgtctgtctgaatatacctggaTTCACCCTCTGTGTGaaacagagatggggactcgagtcgcacttaagtcagacttaaatctaaatgtgttcatgtatttctattttcttttattagcgcatatacgttggggaaacgttcacatggccagagacttgagacttgacttcaACTTCcacaaaatgacttgtgaacatctctggtgTGAAACGATGAAACGcatgcctgtctctttaagcccccccccctcctgaaGAAGCCCATTGTGCTCTGATTGGACAGCGTTTCTGGGTGTTTCACAGCCGTGTACTCTGCGTCTCTGCACCGttattgcagccggggaatgattGTAGCGGCACTTTCAGCTGacatatagtatagttgtgacatcacaaccgtacagaagtcctgacggtttctgaatacgggcggTAGGCATTTCTCTGAGGATTGAGCATTTCTGATACTTTCACAATATTTATGTATAACCTCAACCttctttataataataaaaacacatagaAGTCTCCCTTTtcacaatatgggacctttaaaaatctGTGTAATTCTGTGCCTGCAGATTGTGTTTGGCCCTGGAGGTCATGTGAAGCGTTGTATGAGGACACATTGGACAGGTTCCCAGAGAAAACCCAAAAGGAAGAAGACTCCAGGACATCCAGTCTGAAGAGCTTGGACTATTAATAAACCACTAAAAGAACAGCCTGTCTGAGGACTTGTTGTGATGAGAGTTTGATGTCCTTTGGGACAAAGATCAAGCCTCAGGCAGGCAGCGTCTTTCAGGTTTCTGCAGATCATTAAACGTTTTCATTGCATAATGGCAAACCCACCAAAGCACCGAATCAAACGGAGCTAACAGGACACCGAGAAACTGTTAGCGACACAGAACCGCTTCTATAATCCAAAAGAGTATTGAGGTAACTTCTAGGTTATGTTAACTTACAGTTATATATGTCCTGTAAGTTTACCTTATATGTCCTGTTAGTTTACCTTATATGTCCTGTTAGTTTACCTTATATGTCCTGTTAGTTTACCTTATATGTCCTGTAAGTTTACCTTATATGTCCTGTTAGTTTACCTTATATGTCCTGTAAGTTTACCTTATATCTCCTGTTAGTTTACCTTATATGTCCTGTTAGTTTACCTTATATGTCCTGTAAGTTTACCTTATATCTCCTGTTAGTTTACCTTATATGTCCTGTTAGTTTACCTTATATGTCCTGTAAGTTTACCTTATATGTCCTGTTAGTTTACCTTATATGTCCTGTAAGTTTACCTTATATGTCCTGTTAGTTTACCTTATATGTCCTGTTAGTTTACCTTATATGTCCTGTAAATTTACCTTATATGTCCTGTTAGTTTACCTTATATGTCCTGTAAGTTTACCTTATATGTCCTGTAAGTTTACCTTATATGTCCTGTTAGTTTACCTTATATGTCCTGTTAGTTTACCTTATATGTCCTGTTAGTTTACCTTATATGTCCTGTTAGTTTACCTTATATCTCCTGTTAGTTTACCTTATATGTCCTGTAAGTTTACAGTTATCTTATATGTCCTGTAAGTTTACCTTATATGTCCTGTTAGTTTACCTTATATGTCCTGTTAGTTTACCTTATATGTCCTGTTAGTTTACCTTATATGTCCTGTTAGTTTACCTTATATGTCCTGTAAGTTTACAGTTATCTTATATGTCCTGTAAGTTTACCTTATATGTCCTGTAAGTTTTCAGTTAGCTTATACGTTTTGTTAGTTCATAGTTAGCTTCTAGGTTCTGTTAGCACAGAGTTagcttaaagcaacaccaaagtacttttcctcttcggtccccctacaggttggaaatggaattgtccattaccgctgtcgtaacctctcattatgtctcattatgtctcataatgtctcattatgtctcattatttctcattatgtctcattatgtctcataatgtctcattatgtctcattcgaactacagatccgctacccgatctggcgaacttgcatagtgcggttatagccaacacattcattcatagataggtggggtctcccctagctgtagataggtggggtctcccctagctgtagataggtggggtctcctccagctgtagataggtgaggtctcctctagctgtagataggtggagtctcctctagctgtagataggtggggtctcctctagctgtagataggtgaggtctcctctagctgtagataggtgaggtctcccctagctgtagataggtgaggtctcctctagctgtagataggtggggtctcccctagctgtagataggtggggtctcctctagctgtagataggtgaggtctcccctagctgtagataggtgaggtctcctctagctgtagataggtggggtctcctctagctgtagataggtgaggtctcccctagctgtagataggtgctgtctcctctagctgtagataggtggggtctcccctagctgtagataggtgggttctcctctagctgtagataggtggggtctcctctagctgtagataggtagggtctcccctagctgtagataggtggggtctcctctagctgtagataggtaggGTCTCCCCCTAGCTGTTTGatgggtggggtctcccctagctgtaggtggggtctcctctagctgtagataggtggggtctcccctagctgtagataagtggagtctcctctagctgtagataggtggggtctcctctagctgtagataggtggggtctcctctagctgtagataagtggagtctcctctagctgtagataggtggggtctcctctagctgtagataggtggagtctcctctagctgtagataggtagggtctcccctagctgtagataggtggggtctcctctagctgtagataggtggggtctcccctagctgtagataggtggggtctcctctagctgtagataggtggggtctcccctagctgtagataggtggggtctcctctagctgtagataggtggggtctcctctagctgtagataggtagggtctcccctagctgtagataggtggggtctcctctagctgtagataggtggggtctcccctagctgtagataggtggggtctcctctagctatagataggtgggccaacgcattttttgtgcatgcattgttttagtgcaacaccggcagcgtcgccgctagttagcttagcgtagtgaatggaatcctatgttgccgagtcgtgaaacgattttggaaaacattattttaaaggtacaaaagaatcttttgTGTGTTGCTTTAAGCTTTGACTTCTGGCTGTGGCTGGCACCTTAACCAGCTCCAGCATGCAGCCTCCAGAATATTTCTGGCAGTATTTCAGCAGAATAATAAAGGAGAATAAAGGAGAACAAAAGCCACAGAGAACATCGTGTTATAGGAGTGGAGTGTTCCTCTTGTTTCTGTTCTTAGGGAGGCATTTTCTGGCCTctgctgtgttttcttttggagGATTTGGGTGTTAAACGTTCCTCTAAAGAACACTGAGTTCcttccagctgtgtgtgtgtgtgtttgtgtgagaccAGCCCCCAGGCCTGTGCCGTGACATCACATCCTGTTGTCACATCCTGTTGTAACGGGGGGACTCCGCCGCTCTGATGACGCCACGGGGCGTCTTTTGGCAGCCATGTCAAAGGAATGTCATAATCTGAGTTCACAGACGGCTTTTCACCCACGCTGAGACGTCTTAGCGTCTGTCACGGTCGTGGAGGCTTTGTCACGGAGTTATTTTCACACCTTCACACTTTCTGATGGCGTCTGTGAAGTTTCCCTTCAGAACGTCGAGGTGACAGCTCAGTTTGAACCCTCTTTGTCTTAGCTGTACGTGTCATGTTATTATGATTTTCTGGATAGGTCAGGCAGCTCAGAAACATCACAAGTTCCCATGGCAATGGGGCTCGACATGCACTAACAGTTTTAAACGataaataagtgtatttctgCACACTTTCTGCAAGGTTATGTGCACGTGCGCGCTGCTTTATGCACGCTGTAAATCTGCAGAGGTGAGTGCATGTCTCAATTCACAAAACAGGTAGCTAAAAtcaagcaatctgattggtccatgTATCCACCATCCACCTGTCGTGAGCTGTTGCTTAAAACAGGCCCTATCAGTCCACATAAAGAGTCAGAACTGTGTCTCTTATCTGTGGACTGTGTGTTAGCATTGGAGCTGTTTGCCGTGTCGTAAAAAAGAGACGTTCGTAAAAAGAGACGGTTGTCATGGTGACATCAACATCAACagttagtgtgtgtgcgtgtgtgtggcctGAAGACAAACAGATCACACCCCCCGACTGCCCTCTGAACTGATCTGACATCAGGAGCACGCACGTCAGTAACTGACAGACTGTCTCTGATAGGACGGGAggagtgtacacacacacacacacacacacacacacacacacacacacacacacacacacacacacacatagattaACAGAAGAgtattgtgtatatgtgtgtaagtAATCAGATGGTTCATTCCTTTCGTCAgatcacatgtgtgtgtgtctgtgtgtgtgtgtgttagtgtgtgtttatgtttgtgtgtgtgtgtgtgtgtgtgtacgtgtatgtgtatgtatgtgcgtgtgtgtttgtgtatgtctgtctgtctgtgtgtgtgtgtgcgtgtgtgtgtgtctgtcagtgtgtgtgtgtgtgtgtgtgtgtgtgtgtgtgtatgtgtctttgtgtgtgtgtgtgtgtgtgtctgtccgtgtgtgtgtgtgtctgtgtgtgagcgtttctgtgcgtgtgtgtttgtgtatgtgtctgtgtgtctgtttgtgtgtgtgtgtgtgtgtgtctgtgtgtctgtgtgtatgtgtatgtgtctgtgtgtgtgtgtgtgtgtgtgtgtgtgtgtctgtgcatgtgtgtgtgtgtgtctgtgtgtgtgcgtgtgtgtctgtgtgtaagcgTTTCTGTGCGTGTGTTCGTGTGactgttcgtgtgtgtgtgtgtgtatgtgtgtgtgtgtgtgtgtgtgtgtgtgtgtgtgtgtgtgtgtgtgtgtgtgtgtgtgtgtgtgtgtgtgtgtgtgtgtgtgtgtctgttcggtgtgtgtgtatgtgtgtgtgtgtgtatgtgtgtgtgtgtctgtgtgtctgtgtgtgtgtgtgtgtatgtgtctgttcgtgtgtgtgtatgtgtatgtgtgtgtgtgtctgtgtgtctgtgtgtgtgtgtgtgtgtgtgtctgttcgtgtgtgtatgtgtctgtgtgtgtgtgtgtgtgtgtgtgtgtgtgcagagagaacagagagtgTTATATAAGACCTAGAGGAGTGTCCCAGCCTAGCTCTACCTTTCCTCCACAGGTGTGGTTTCTTAGTATTGTGCTTCTACTACAGTCAGTCACTGCAGAAACAACAACACTAGTGTTATGTTCTCATCCAGAGGGCTGTGGAGACCGGGCTGGACTCGTGTGAACTGTGGACTCGTGTGAACTGTGGACTCGTGTGAACTGAGGACTCGTGTGAACTGAGGACTCGTGTGAACTGTGGACTCGTGTGAACTGTGGACTCGTGTGAACTGTGGACCTGCTGAGGACAGGAAGGACGAGACGATGACCCACCTGATCCAACCTCTGCAGAGACACACC
The Perca fluviatilis chromosome 9, GENO_Pfluv_1.0, whole genome shotgun sequence genome window above contains:
- the LOC120565438 gene encoding growth arrest and DNA damage-inducible protein GADD45 beta-like — protein: MTLEEVIGSNSTEKKMETVSQALEELLVAAQRQDCLTVGVYESAKLMNVDPDSVVLCVLATDEEDEGDIALQIHFTLLQAFCCDNDINILRVSGLRRLAPLLGGEPDTGDSTGTGGTEPRDMHCILVTNPPVQPLQSPALQNISSFCEESRCRNQWVPWLEMQDR